From the genome of Vicia villosa cultivar HV-30 ecotype Madison, WI linkage group LG2, Vvil1.0, whole genome shotgun sequence, one region includes:
- the LOC131652359 gene encoding small ribosomal subunit protein eS12y-like has product MSGEEEVVAAVEPVAAAVIPGEPMDIMTALQLVLRKSRAYGGLARGLHEGAKVIEKHAAQLCVLAEDCDQPDYVKLVKALCAEHNVSLLTVPSAKTLGEWAGLCKIDSEGKARKVTGCSCVVVKDFGEEHEAYNVVLQHVKAN; this is encoded by the exons ATGTCAGG TGAGGAAGAGGTTGTTGCTGCAGTCGAGCCCGTTGCTGCTGCTGTAATTCCGGGTGAGCCAATGGACATCATGACTGCCCTACAACTTGTGCTTAGAAAGTCACGGGCTTACGGCGGTCTTGCACGAGGTCTTCATGAGGGTGCTAAAGTGATTGAGAAGCATGCTGCACAGCTCTGTGTTCTAGCCGAAGATTGTGACCAACCTGATTATGTCAAATTGGTGAAAGCCCTTTGTGCAGAACATAATGTTAGTTTGTTGACAGTTCCAAGTGCAAAGACCCTCGGAGAATGGGCTGGT TTGTGTAAGATTGACTCTGAAGGAAAAGCTAGGAAGGTTACTGGTTGCTCTTGTGTGGTTGTCAAG gATTTTGGAGAGGAGCATGAAGCCTATAATGTTGTTTTGCAGCACGTGAAAGCTAACTGA
- the LOC131652358 gene encoding uncharacterized protein LOC131652358, which produces MPRGRPKRNVKPTQSVLEPTQTHFMDHEIQALERQIGEIRTVKEVKTKHLLEDLRLLRSSFTEEQLQKPVLEIFEQILPNLSIVNDKESNKCEVTWKDKAPMSMSMNYDDVHTSLLQRLSMAYPHCPSSVPHSTGRTSYVGAGNPYLKDFVLEELSEAQTLTMQEGLETPGVSSQRMSVGMTPKTLRLPKPGEMLLSVHGSPLGAYKDNNMEAIQESEES; this is translated from the exons ATGCCAAGGGGTAGACCTAAGAGAAACGTTAAACCAACCCAATCGGTACTTGAACCCACGCAAACTCACTTCATGGACCACGAAATCCAAG CATTGGAGCGACAAATCGGTGAGATTAGGACAGTTAAGGAGGTTAAAACCAAACACTTGCTGGAAGATTTGCGATTGCTTCGCTCATCTTTCACCGAGGAACAACTCCAGAAACCCGTGTTAGAGATTTTTGAACAAATTCTTCCGAATTTGTCCATTGTGAATGATAAAGAGAGTAACAAATGTGAAGTGACATGGAAAGATAAAGCGCCTATGTCTATGAGCATGAACTATGATGATGTGCATACTTCGTTGCTTCAAAGGTTGTCCATGGCTTATCCTCATTGCCCCTCTTCAGTTCCTCATTCTACTG GGAGAACAAGTTATGTTGGTGCCGGTAATCCGTATTTGAAGGATTTT GTTTTGGAGGAACTATCTGAAGCTCAAACTTTAACAATGCAAGAAGGTCTTGAGACTCCCGGT GTGAGTAGTCAGAGGATGTCTGTTGGGATGACGCCCAAAACACTCAGACTTCCCAAGCCGGGCGAGATGCTTCTCTCTGTCCATGGATCACCCCTAGGTGCTTACAAGGACAATAACATGGAAGCCATACaag AGTCGGAAGAGAGTTGA
- the LOC131652360 gene encoding phosphatidylserine decarboxylase proenzyme 1, mitochondrial, with protein sequence MKPKVPHRFPLLFYHTRYLNHTKPFTSFAKKLPTPHARPSINSGNGNSQGDSSYLLPGATVATILMLGALHARRMYDDKKTEDMREKGIEMEFQPDVKASFLRLLPLRSISRCWGELTSLEIPVWLRPHVYRAWARAFHSNLEEAALPLDKYASLKEFFVRALKEGSRPIDADPQCLNSPVDGTILRFGELKGAGAMIEQVKGFSYPVFSLLGARSLLPTRVDSDVQEEHSESIATTEKSKKSWWRVSLASPKVWDPTLSCPKRGLFYCVIYLKPGDYHRIHSPADWNILVRRHFSGNLYPVNERATRTFRNLYIENERVVLEGVWQEGFMALAAVGATNIGSIKLFIEPELQTNKPKKKSLHSEPPEERVYDSEGVGRVLKKGDELGAFNMGSTVVLVFEAPISKLLHEGDSSEEFNFSVKCGDKIRVGEALGRWHSP encoded by the exons ATGAAACCAAAGGTTCCGCACAGGTTCCCTTTACTCTTTTACCATACTCGTTACCTCAACCACACTAAGCCCTTCACTTCCTTCGCTAAAAAGCTTCCAACACCTCACGCTCGCCCCTCTATCAACTCTGGAAATGGAAACTCTCAAG GGGATTCTTCTTATCTTCTACCTGGAGCAACCGTTGCTACCATACTTATGCTTGGTGCTCTCCATGCCAGACGAATGTATGATGACAAGAAG ACTGAGGATATGCGAGAAAAAGGAATTGAGATGGAGTTCCAACCTGATGTGAAG GCTTCATTTTTGAGATTACTGCCTCTGCGATCAATTTCTAGATGTTGGGGAGAGTTGACTAGCTTG GAAATACCAGTGTGGTTAAGGCCACACGTATACAGAGCTTGGGCTCGGGCATTCCATTCAA ATTTAGAAGAAGCTGCTTTACCTCTGGACAAGTATGCATCTTTAAAGGAATTTTTTGTCCGTGCTTTGAAAGAAGGTTCCCGGCCTATCGATGCTGATCCTCAATGTCTG AACAGTCCTGTGGATGGTACAATCTTAAGATTTGGTGAGTTGAAAGGAGCGGGGGCAATGATTGAACAAGTTAAAGGGTTTTCTTATCCTGTTTTTTCCCTTCTTGGTGCAAGATCTCTCCTTCCAACGAGAGTTGATAGCGATGTGCAAGAGGAGCATAGTGAATCAATAGCTACTACTGAGAAGAGCAAGaaatcatggtggagagtttcattAGCTTCTCCAAAAGTTTGGGACCCAACATTATCTTG CCCAAAGAGAGGCCTTTTTTACTGTGTGATTTACTTAAAGCCTGGAGATTACCATCGGATACATTCCCCAGCTGACTGGAATATTCTTGTACGCAGACATTTTTCTG GCAATCTCTATCCTGTGAACGAACGTGCTACAAGAACATTTAGAAACCTTTATATTGAGAACGAGAGG GTTGTCCTTGAAGGTGTATGGCAGGAAGGGTTTATGGCACTTGCTGCAGTTGGTGCTACAAATATTGGGTCAATTAAG CTTTTCATTGAGCCCGAACTTCAGACAAATAAGCCAAAGAAAAAGTCATTGCATTCAGAGCCTCCTGAAGAACGGGTCTATGATAGTGAAGGTGTTGGTAGAGTACTCAAGAAAGGGGACGAG TTAGGTGCTTTCAACATGGGATCAACTGTTGTACTTGTTTTCGAAGCTCCAATTTCAAAACTGCTTCATGAGGGTGATTCATCAGAAGAGTTCAATTTCTCTGTCAAATGTGGTGATAAAATACGAGTTGGCGAGGCTCTAGGGAGATGGCATAGTCCGTGA